The Silene latifolia isolate original U9 population chromosome X, ASM4854445v1, whole genome shotgun sequence genome contains the following window.
ATTCCACCGCCGTGGTTGCCGTGGCCTTAGACACCCTGCGTTAATAACATCGACATcataagaaaaaaaaatactAATGTTATTATTGATGTTGCAAATTTTCAACTCCCGTCTTCGTGATGGTTAAATAGCTACCCTTCACTAATTTCCTGGGGCATTGAAGGTAATGGTAAGACATTCATTCATAGTAGGATAGGATTTATATACATTTGGTAGTTTAGTTTACGTAAAAGAAAATAGAACTTTATTTCTCTAATTTAAAAGATTATAGTGCAGTAGAATCCTTTCCGACTATAGATTTCTAACGAAATGTTAAtttatatttgttttttttttcttaatggTTTTTTGTATTCTTGCTATAACAAAATAAACAATCATATGCTCGGTAAATCTTATACCCAACTCAACACAGGCAATAGTCATCCAATATGATTAAAAAACGATGATTCTAAACATATTACGGAATACTTTTCATGGGATCGGATCATATTCTGTACATATAGCTAATTTTACGATCTCGATACTCAATACTCAtactataaattaattaaatcgacTACTAATGGGTACGTAGTCGGAAGTTAAAATTTGTTACCCCGCAAGACTTATGCGTGAAGTTTCAACTTGAATGGATTGGATCTTccggcaaaatgagactaaaatAATCAATAACTCATTTATAAGCAATATCAATAACTACTAATTAGTTCTCTAAAACCTAAAGCGAAATTTTAATAATTAATATAAGTACTcacaccgtctcaattatttgttagccttttatattctttgtgagagatattttaataaaaaaataaacaaatgaatgagacgggAAAGTATTATTTATGAAGGGTATTTTATCAAAggtaaattaaataatttagatGAAGAGAGTACTTTATAATTCTTGTGCTCGCACAATCCCGATAATATCATAAATGTAATATACCATAGATGATCACGCCTTCATAATTATTGACATCTTCATTCTATATTCCTATCAACATAACAAAAGAAATGCACTAGTAAGAGGACATCTTAGTCAAACCTAATTGAAATTAACATACAGTGAAGAAATTAATATTCAGCATGGGTAAAAAAAACACACTACAATTATAAACTAACTGAAAAAAAGCATATTAACAATTCACATGAAATTAAAACGaacagaaaaggaaaaaaaaaaacacattcaaaataaaatatttggaTTAATGAATAAGTCGATATCAAAGATGAAGAGCCGAAATATACTATACTATATATAGGTTATAAACTTGTAGTTGTATTGGAATTGGTCTTTATGTAAACTTAAGCTATAAAGATCTTGTTGTGTTTTGAGCTTATGGAACTCTAATGTTCTCTTATTTATTACTTCCTCCTATTCactactagattttgtgcccgtgcgttgcacgggtaaCTAAATATTGTTTTGTCTTTAAATGAACATGAATAAGGGATAAATAGTTAAAATTTGTGGATGCAGTAATGCTTAATTTCAGACGCATAAATGGAGTTGTTATTTACCGTATATTGCTTGTAAACTACTTGTACTTAAACTTATGTCATATTGTATTAAGACTATGTTTAATTTGTGACAGAACTCAGAAGTGATTCAAGAGAGAATTTATGTACATAAATCgttcttttatatttttatctAAAAGAATTACTATTAGGTCAAGAGAGTTTTACATACAAAGTAAGAGTACAGTTAAAAGTAAAGTAGCCATGCATGTAGATATATAATACTGTGTATTTTGTTTGTTGTATGTGATTAATCAAATTTTCATCTCTTTTTAAAGAGATCAAGTTAGAATTATGGCATAAGTTTTTGGTTATTCTAAAAGTTATCATAGCATAAATGCGAGATCATATCTATTAGTGTCTTTGATGAAACGTTGTATTTTCATTATGTAGTGTATATAACTCTACAATGGTTAGCCGTATGTAAAATTTAAAAACGAAAGACTAAAATTTATGTTATGTTAGATCTAGGGAATTTTTTTATAGAATTGAAGTCAAGTcgggattttttttttcaaaatagggTTCAAAACCAAACTAATTCATATTTTAGGGTCCGTTTCAAACTATTTCTCCAAATGGGATCCACGTCATcaccttttttttgtttttttccacTTCGCCGTTCAAGTGCGTCTCAACTTCGATACAATCATTCTCCCTTGTCTCTTAACCGTTTTGTGTGATTTTTGCATTGGTGAATACATCTTGCGGTTGTTGAATACATCTTGCGGTAGGCTACATATTATGACGCTAAAATAACAATTCTTATGAAAGTAAGATGGTTTATGCATACACCTTGACACTCTCTCATAAACTATATTGAAATACAATCTATGATCTGTAACAATCATAAACACCATGAGCATCATAATGCCATAATTACATACTTGCAAATTTGCAATGCGTAGTGCAAACGGGCAACTTGGCAAGACCATGTTATACATCCAACAACCTTATAATATGCTATATATCTTCTGCACATGGTTTGGGGTACTATTATCGACAAACATTAACCTCATACAGTCATACGCTCAATGACGGTTTTTCTGGCGTAAATCTATTTGTAGTGCGTGGGACTTAATGTGGCCGACTGTTCAAGAAAATACCTTAGCTTTGGTTCAGCAAAACAAAGCAAAGATTCGGCACAAACTTCCTGTGTTAAAGGAGGTGTCAATGGCTTGAAATCAAATAACTTTGCATACTATGTGATAAGATAGATATAATCGTACATGGTCCTTGTTCAAGGCGGTGTTTAGGATAGTTATAGTTTATGTAAATACACATTTACCCTCCATCTACTAAATATACATTTACACTCTCTCATAATCGTAAACTATTTTAGTTATTGAAAAAGATGAAAAGGGTGTTTATGGAAAATGCAATGTAATTCTATGTGCTAAACCATCTTACTTGATAAGTATTATTTTACTAATGTGTAACCTACCACAAGAGGAATCCAACAACGCAAAAATCACGTGAAACGGTGGAGAGACAAAGGAGAACGGTTGTATCGATGTTGAGATGCGAGAACGGCGAAGAGGAAGGGACGCAGCAATTTGGTTTGTTAATGTAAAAGATGATTCATTTCGTTAATGCCTGTGAAATAGCTCAAGTAATTAACGTACGGAACTTCATCCTCATAATTGTGATAGATGAATAGTCaactacaataataataataataaaaaacaatacaaaaaataaaatacaaaataataaaaaaaatgatgaattaCAGGAAAATAAAAGAGCTAAAACAATATTGAATATGTGCAAGCAAATAGTTGTAAAGCTGGGCAACTAACGAAATAAGAATATATATAAGACCATTGGGGAAGATACCTTCGTTTATTAGAAGTCTATATTATAGATAAGAGACCTTGATTTGAAAACTTGTCATATTCTAATTTTTAATCGTAAAAGATATTATAAAACCAATCTTTTTGTGATTTAGTATATCTCTTATTTTATTAGCCAAATATAATTAGCTTTAAGAGGGTTAATTATTAAAAATTAAAATCGTGTTTCGAAATAGTTGGAGTCTCTCACgatgcctgaaaaaagcctcttttatatatatactagatttaatgcccgtgcgatgcacggggctagAGTAATCCACATTAATATTCTCTTTTGGGGCTTACAATATGATTGTTCTCCCATATAATAGAAATGCAAAAGTGATTGCTTGGGTGCTTACAAAGAGGACGTGGGAGGTGTAATTTCATAGGATTTATGCATTgtttttttgattgattttgtgaTGACGGAAAAGACTCAAAAACTAAGCTGCAAATGGATAGTGGCTCTCTCACAAAATATAAGTGGGAGGGCAGGTGAGGGTATCCATttaccaccccccccccccctccccccccccactttatccatttgcattttgtgagaaGGATACTATCCGTTTTAAAATTGAAATTACAGAAACTCTTTTATAACACGATCTCACATCATGAGACGGTCAACACATCCTATTATATAAAAAGTCAATTCATTAATTATCACTATAAATGATACTCCCTCCATCTttctattttcaccccattttcTTTATTGCGGACTCTAGGACGCCACTTTGACCGTATTTTTCGATgtctatatgttattttttttcgtGAAAGATGTATTGATATTAATTGTAAATGTTttagttttataaataaatagttTTTATTCTCCAACTTATTGACGATCAAAGTTCGGACTTTTTTTCTATTTCTACATTTGTTTCGCCTAAAAAGCAAATGAGGTCAAAATAAGGAAATGGAGAAAGTATAAAAAGTCAATTTATTAATTAGAACTAAATGAATAATACTCCTATTGAATAAAAAATGGACCACGGTAGAACTAAAAGTATATCAAATGtagatttttttttccaaacatcTTTCAAGAACATTTGTGTACTTCCTGCCTAACCCAAATATTGTATTTGTCGGCTCTTAATTATATTACTTTTATCATTCAACTTTCCAATCCCCAAATCTTGATTCCCTATTTCACATTTATTTGTTTATGATTAATTTCACATCTATTTGATACCCAAATCTTGGTTCAAGTTTACCGGTGATTGAAATTATCTTCTAATTTATGCTGATTGTTTCATCTACCTCTCGCAATCACTCTTGCTCGATCCGTTATGTTAGTTAAGGTATGTTTATATTTTTGTACATTGTTGTGTTATATGTTCCCCTCTGTATCAATCATCCGTTTTcgtttgattaatttttttttctcacaaTAACTATAAAAGGTAATGAAATGAGACGTTGGTGTTTTGACTTCTTAAACTTGACGTTTTAATTAATTCTTTGATGTTCAACAATCTACACAATTGTCCAAATAAGAAATTGGTATAACATGGATTGTCTAGGTCAGAGAATGTAGATTTGAGAAAATTTCTTTATAAACATGTTCCTCGTGTGACCTTTGAACTCCTGTGCCTGGCTGAATCGTCGATGAAGAATTTTATACCTTCTGAGAATGTCATCCTTGAAACTGCTACATATAATTTTCCATGATTGAATATGGGTTTTGGAAAATAGATCCCTACATGCGTTAAGCTTTGTCCTTGACTCTTGTTAATTGTCATTGCATAACAGGGCTTTAGGGGATATTGACTTCTTTTAAGTACGAATGGGATTTTTATGTCCGTTGTAGTCATTATTATCCTCGGTATAAGAACAGAACCTTCAGACCCAGCTTTGAACCCATTATTATTCTCCCTTTGACTGTAAACTTTCCAAGCTAAGGTGTGTTACAATCAGAGGTGTACCATTATATAACCCCTCTGATGGCGCTCTTTCTCTTAGATAGTCCTCGTTTTTAGGGCTGCTTTTGAAATTTTGGTACATCTGGTTAACTACTACCTCAACGCTTAATGCTCCTTTACTACTAATGTATTGTTCTGGTATTTCTATCAATGTTTCTTTGGTGTTATTCTAATCTGCCTTGGCTTCTAATGTTTCATCTCAAATAGCTAGCAACCATTCATTGAATGCTCGGTTTCTTTCTCGCTTTTCTAGGTCATTGCTACATTATGAAACTATCATGCTTCTCTTAAGCGTGTATACAATGGCTTCATACAACATCTTGCCTTATTCCCTTGGTTATTATAGGCAATACTTGCTTGAAGTTCCCCAAAGAACTTAGATTTTTCTTCTTTGTTTTTAAATGCAAttattaacttgcttgaagttcccCCAAAGAGCTTAGATTTTGCTTCTTTGTCTTTAAATGCAATTATGTGTCTCATTGTGTGATCCACTTCTTCAAAAGCAAATCGGTAGTCCATGGGTGCCTCATCCTATATCATTAAGTCTCCCTAAGGAGCTCATCAAGTTGGGTCTTTTGCCTTATGTTACATGTAGAGTTGTCGAATAAGTCAATAGAGATGGCAAATCTGCTGTGAGCTGTTCTTTCTCCTGGCAGTAATAAGGCTGCTATACCTGATTTAAGAAAgttaaattttttttatatatgttaattagttcaggTGTTTATTTCCTTAAAATCTTCACTACTTCCTCTATAACATTTCGAATTCATGAGTGCAATTTATTGTAATTAGTCTTTATAGTGGTGGTTTTATGCATGTAAAGTATATGCTTTCTTACCAAGATGCGACGTTCAGGACTATTATTTCCCTCTGACCTCACTTTTGCTGAGATGGCCTGTACAAAAACGTTTTTCCCGTGCCTCAGGTCGTATAGACGCTCATCTCAAATAAGCTTGTTCAACATAGTGATATACCTCTTCATCTATAAGGACCATATCCATGCAGATTAGCTTGTCTTGGACGTAAGGATTTACTACTTCACATAGTCGAGATACACGGACCTTGATTTTTCCACTTGCATGCCTTGCTTTGGTTTAGCTCGTTGATTGTTAAACTGAAACAGAGAATACAAAAATCAAGTTAATAAAATATGCGTAACTGACACCAAAATATACTCACAGGCATTGTATACATTTTCCACTTGCCTTGCATCATAATATTTTAATATCATGGTGCCATTGTTGCAGGTGGTTCTCAATAAGAtctatgaaatatggaatagatgATATGTGAAAATTGAAATACCAAAAGACTTGTATTTATAGTTTGTATAATCATCCTAGTTTGAATCAAATTTTATGTTCCACAGAAATCTGCATAGCTTGGGGAACTGGCTGGAAGGTGGAGTCTCGAAGGTGGAGTTTTGTGTCCAGTGTATAAGAGTCATGAGCCATCCATTAAACGTATAATAATTGTGTATATAATTGTAGATTAGATAGAATTGTAGTTCAAGTGTTGTACGACTGATTTTTATTCTCCACTTTTTTTATTAATTGATTGAAAGTTACAgctttttttattatttgtttttttaatcagttaaattgttttttttaattAGGCATTATCTCTTAAGCCAAGGTGTTTCGCTAATCTTGGAGACTCTGTAATCGCTTGAAAAAAGCAtcttttattaatatagatagatattgattttcgtccctatttccttaaacggattattcaggttttcttccccttttttattttggaaacttttactcttattttattcatccctctcctATTACCAAACTCCAcccaacttttactcttattttattcatccctctctcctatcaccaaagcccacctaactcacaattccttatttaactagttttatacccgtgcacaAAATGCACGGGTTTCTTTTTCAATTATGTTATTTAATATGTCATTTGATCCTTTTATACTTACTTGTAAtgtttttttattaatatttgaACGATACGCTGTATAACAAAGACATACCGTGTTAAAGTTTTCAAGTTGTGCATATATAATTTCACATGATTAATTGTTCAATTGATATACTAAGTAAAAGGGTATTCAAGAGTTTTTTTATAATGAATATAAATAATCTAAATCTAAATGTATTACAAATACTTGAGATTTCCTTGTATAAAATTTCTTTGTTGGTTATTCgataataaaattaaattataatatatgtaatttattatatGATTAAAATTTAATATCACGTAATAATTGTATGATTAACCTTTTCTTTAGTTATGTTGGTAaaagattaaattaattaaagtgAAGAAAGAGAGTAATtaaaagactaataaacatggggGGTCCTACAAAAAAAAGTATTTTCATTTCTTGAAATCAAGGGGCCAATAAAATCTCTTTAaaaaacctagcttttatactaggtagattcctaattattcattcatctctccaatccacaaaccccaccatcttcctttattgattctttaatcatctcctaaaatcttgtgcccATATCAAAGGTGAAGAAAACcccgaataggagggagtagcaATTTAGCTTCTTACGCATGACTTGAAAACATATTGGATTTAGATTAGAATTATTCTCAATTATAATCGCCTAACCAAATTCTTATAACTAAATTACTAatattcttattttattttattgattttatatagtttatcttattttatttattttatataatttggaATAGTTTGGAGTAGTTtgtaaaagttggactctctgtaatcgctcgaaaaaagtttcctttaataatatagatagatattgattgattgattatgaGGGGgtttatatatacacacacaataGGGTagaatttccataatataatatcTCTAGAATATCCtcatatggacatccatataatattacataataatatttcataacactgtATCAATAGAGTAAAAATCTGATACAACTGGGCCGTGACTTTGCTGGCTCAAAAAAATACTCCGTAACCATTAGTCTCTATCGTCTGCAATAAGAATTTGTGACTTTGTgagaaaacaaaaacaataaacattGCTCCCCGAGAAACCGAAAcgatttgaaattgaaatttcattaattaaacattgctcataatacctcatttttttaatcgaaagttgttataaaattggatattataaatatatcaaaggttttttttcttctaatttaataaaaaatgaacaaatactaatgaatttttttttgggTAACAAGGGGACCCGCAGCCGCTACCTTCGGTGCGCACTAGGTAAACCCGCGGGtgtacgtgatagcctgcaaacgacgtaataaattgtagataattaatttatttcccgtttctaataataaaattgtaaaataattaattaattctcatttctaataggaaaatcatattcctaattataatacaaatttttaaatagttattatctcctaattctaatagtataattaggaaaaaaaagccttaataaattgttaataatctcctaattctaattctgatgctaatagtataattagaaaaaaaaaagcctcctttagttatatatctaataataaaattgtaaaatagttaattaattctcatttctaataggaaaatcatattcctaattataatataaatttttaaataattattatctcataattctaatagtataattagggaaAAAAGCATTAATAAATTGTTAATAATCTCCTAATtctaactagtttagatcccgcgcaataaatgcgcggtatttatagagttttaattTCTAGTGTATTattgacaattcacttatttttcatgtttctccttaatgtattttgattggagaaataaataaaaatttagatcataagaagtaataaaatgagtttttgtttttaccgagaaattaatgatgttaatttacaaatatttactaataacatattttttagctgcaattttttatcataaaaagtcaatgaatttttaacaaatatttaccAATACCATATTTTTTAGCCGCAGCTTCTTATCATAAAGAGTCATTAAATTTTTatcattaaattatttaaaaagaATTTTCTTATCCTAAAAATatcggagataaatttgtgcagaatgtgaaatattaaaCGATATAAATATTAAGTACAAAAGATTATGTCCATTTATAATTTATCTTGTCCACATCTACCGTATATGTTAAAATTACCACGCATTATTCTAGGAAATATCTTTTAGGCGGGAAAAGTGagagtttcgcctattcatttagtaaataggggatgctaatagtataattaaaaaaaaaaaaaaaaaaaaaaaaaagcctcctttaattatatatactagattttgtgcccgtgcgttgcacgggtttcaaATTTGTTCTTCCTCTAATTGTTTAgattttttaatatcattttgaaTTATACATAAAAATTGTATTTCAATTACTCAAATAAGGTTTATATAAGGATTCTAAGAATAGGAATCACAATTTGTTAGAATAAGAGGATGTTCTAATGAATAATTTTTAAATTATCTCTAAGTATACAATTTATAAACTCAAAAAAAACGTGTACACGTCACTTTTTTTGCCCCTAAGTAGCATTTGATTTTTGTAATTATCATAAAATCCCCATTAAAGCACCACGCCAGTATGCGACCATCACTATTCACTTGACGCCAACACAAATACTAACATAAGTCTTCGAAATTCATCATATTGCTGGTAATTAACGGCCATGTCGGAAACTCGAGTACGAAAAACCAATTACTCAGGGAAGATAAAGTTATTGTTAATTTCATAAAAGTGAAAGCAATAAAGAAATTCCAGGCTATGTCTTGGAAATTTTAGACGGATGGGTGGACATGGATGAAGGAGTCAGTTGGGACTCGGGAGTTTACATATAGAAACTTTGTTTTAATGGTGCTCCAAAGTAATTATAGGTATACGCAAAAGTTTAATTTAATCAAAATAATtaatctttatcttttattttttatCGTATCTGATTTTAATATCACTTTAATATATCTATTTTCATAGTAGTGTAGTGTAGGATAAGTAAAACTCTTAATATATTCCGTTCACTTCTATTTAGATAGATAGACAAAAGTCTCGGTCTCCATCAACAATTACGTAAATTACAGAAAAGTCATGCAGCATTGTATTTGACGCGGATATGGACCCCATGGAAGAAGTTGTGCTCGACATAGAGCACCAATCAAAACCAGGCCCAAAGAACACATtttttatgcatgaaaattggaTGGGTTTACGTAAAAGAGAGGTATTATGCGCGGTTGAAGCTCGAGATCCGCACACCCCTtgatgccgtgtgggaacaaaagaaaatcaaatggGAACAAGGGGAGAAAGGGCCgaatgtggcggcaccaagggagAGGAATCCTAgcttatatttttgcatttttcaacatagtttgaataagatttgacaaaaggtctaggttgtaagttctatgcatctaatcatcctagaacttacaactagcatttaatgctttgcttggaggccaaggacTTTTTCCTATAaaaggacctagcctccctcatttgtaaGCATCAAAAGTTGAAGTAAaaacattttagagagagaaacttggtgGTTTCAATCTTTTTCCAAAGAGTCGAGGCTTTCGAATCTTGCCttaaactaaggacgtgctccgcagTTTGAGATTGAGTTGCTTGAcgcgtttcgagtaattccccattgttatcactataggtctagtgataccaaatatcccattgttttcgacctcttctcaaggaatcgaaacaaatatcctttatcttttgcacaacaaaaactcaaaaacaaaacaattaagtcttccgctacgtataagcatcaaatggtatcagagcttcggctcttgatcaccccaaaaaaatcaagacggtcctaaggaggtcccaatccgttgatagttgaatatccaacgcgcTTGGTGTTCAAAGATTAAACTCGGCAAGGAagttgaggtttaatcgattggatcttgaaggcacgaattgaacaaaaaaaaaaaaaaaaaaaacgaaaatcactgttcacggtactgttcacggtactgttcactgacaaaaaaaaaaaaaaaaaaaaaaaaaaaaaaaaaaaaaaacttccttCTTTTCGAAAACACAAAACCCCAATCACCAAACATGAACTTCGACGATCCAAACTTtctcaaggatcttcaaaaggccttAAAGAATTTACAAGAACACGATCCCAAATGGCATCCTAGACGTGAACGAGTCATTGACGAGTTCAAAATgagtgaactacccgagttcacAGGAGGCACGGATCCCGAGACTTATCTTGAATGGGAAAGACAAATAGACCGGATGTTTGATTTTAAGGGTCTCGATGATGAACAGTGCTGCAAGTACGCTATTTTGAAGTTAAGAAATGGGGCTTCATTATGGTATGAAAGCCTTAAGACCAGGAGGGTTCGAGCCGGAAAAGCAAAGATAACATCATGGCACGTGCTTAAACTAAAATTACGGAAGAGATATGTCCCCGCAACGCATAGGCTCACGACCTATCGTAAGATCACCGATCTTGCCC
Protein-coding sequences here:
- the LOC141618717 gene encoding uncharacterized protein LOC141618717, with translation MNFDDPNFLKDLQKALKNLQEHDPKWHPRRERVIDEFKMSELPEFTGGTDPETYLEWERQIDRMFDFKGLDDEQCCKYAILKLRNGASLWYESLKTRRVRAGKAKITSWHVLKLKLRKRYVPATHRLTTYRKITDLAQGRLSVLEYINEFENLALMGDLVEDEDIRMARFLRGLNRNIAHVVEF